Genomic segment of Saccharomycodes ludwigii strain NBRC 1722 chromosome VI, whole genome shotgun sequence:
ACGGAAGAAATATTAGGGTATGTGTCACTGGAAACTCTAACAATAGCACCATCGCTAATACTAACAGCAGAagtaacaacaaaatcaataacACTATAAATGTTCCTAACCACCATCAGTTAATTTACAATATTTCGGCTCTAAAACAACCTAGTAGTACAGAATATACGGACCCTAATAATACCACTGTCTTTATCGGTGGTTTATCTTCTTTATGTACTGAAAATGAATTACGTTCTTACTTTGAACCTTTTGGTGAAATTGTTTATGTTAAAATACCAGTTGGCAAGGGATGTGGATTTGTTCAATATGTTGAAAGAAATAGTGCGGAGGAAGCTATTTCTAAAATGCAAGGATATCCTATAGGTAGTTATAGAATTAGATTAAGTTGGGGTAGATCTAGTTCTTCTGCAggaaacaacaataatagtattagtGGTGTTACTCCTAATAGACACAGGCGCAACAACAGTAGTGTTTCCTCTACTATCAGCAACAGCACCATTAGTAGTGGTACCCCTCAGCCTACTACTCCTGAGAGATTATTTTATCCAGCTATTACCAACAGTAacgctaataataatggaatTCCTTTTAttgaacaacaacaagtAGGTACCAGCTATTCTTCCCCGATTAGATATGAAACATTTTTGAACAATAACggcaataatattaattcatATTTTGTTGAAGATAATACTATGAATGGATATTCTAAATTATCACCATTACATTATATGAATACTGTTGGTAATAACagcatcaataataatttgagTTTTTATTACTGCAATAATGGTGGCAATAACTTAAATCCAGATTACAACACTATGAGTGGTAACAATGGTGCAAATACTGTGAACAATGATGTGAGTAATACCATAGTCAAAAATGATCAACACTCCCAAGTTTATTTAAACAATATCTCTTTGCAAGAACGTTTGGAATTAGCAAGTaatggttttatttttgcatAATGctatttattgttttttatttgtttatttgtttcggtttttcttttcttttcttttctttttttttttttttttttttcctactGTCATTCGCTCatgtattaatttttaatttaatttgcTTTACTTTgctttaatttgttttgttaCGTTCATCTcgtatattattttatcgcattttttttttttttttttttttttttttagaaaaaatatcttcTAAAACTAACTTTATTTGATTAGGGATTGTTATCAGCTTTtaattagtattttttttattattattattctatttAGATATGTATAAGACTTACTACAAATACATTAattatgtttatttatgCCAGTTTATTGTTGTGTTtatgattttgtttttttcttttctttctttatgtttttattattctttgcTTGTTTCTATCCCCAGCTTTTTGATcttattatcatttgaCACTTGTTATACGGTTACTATTCATTAAATTTTCTCTTAGTTGAATCATTGCTCATTTATAGCTTTTTAGGACAAATGtcatattgtttttatccTGTTTTCTTCTGTCCGAACGGACTTCAAAATAGCTACGTACACggaccttttttttttttttttttttttttttttaaaatataaaaaatatgaaaaaaaaaaaaaacctctctgttttaaattatatgcATATAAACGAATACTGAACTCAACTTGTTAAGCTCTGTTACTACACAACTCAGGGCATAagtgataataaataatatacgCCCTAACCAAATATATCTATTCTAAACTTAACTATACTTCATGTCGTTCagtaaaaaggaaaaagatagaataaaaaaattacatgtTTTATATCAATATAATAGACTACATACTTTACCACAACTATTATGTCCAAATGAGTGTTCTGAAAACGAAAATACCACAATTGAACTGAAGGTCGATGATATTCCTTCACATCATACTCCAGACAATTTGCAATACCAAGCTTTACCCTTAGTTCTAAGTGAActatatttgaaaaaattttataatagctgtaaaaaaaatcaaattgtATTGGAGGATAAAATTCGAGGCCATTTTAGGAAAAGTAGTTTCAACACAAGAAAACAATGCAAactaataaacaaaactaACCGTCATTGTGATGTTAAATTATATactgatgataataaaagtgcTGCTAGTACTACTGTTATAAAGCCCATAGAATTTACCAAAATCCATCACTATAAATTTTGCAATTCTTGTGGAAATTTAAGAATACCAATAATTAACACTGAATATaagttatttaaaagaaaatttaccAATGTTACTGTCGACATTAATGCAGAGGTATGCAATTCTACTGctattaatattactaaaaaACCTAATgcaataaataatagtgaaaaaataatggtcaataaaaaaatggtcaataaaaaaaacaaatattgtTTGCAACTTCATTGCTTAATATGTGATGACACTTCATATATTGATTACATAGATATACCGCCAACTACTCCACTTCTTAATGTttctactactactactactactactactaatagACCATTACTGAATGCAGAAGTTACAAAAGGTAATGAAACttttatcaaaaagaaaaacgcCCTATCCAAGCAAAGAGCCAAAAAACGTAAAGCTAATACTTTGGagaatattttaaaggaaaaaaaaagaaaagaagaagaatccaagaaaaaaaagtccaTGTCTTTGAGCCTATCTGACTTTTTAaccaaataatttttttttttttttttttgcatctaagatatataaataactttGGCAAAGTTGTACAtccaatttaaaataagtattaaaaaaaaaaaaaaaaaaaatgtaataataatatcccAACTAATCCAACCAGggaataaaagtaaaaattaaaaaacacCTGAAAACTAGCTATCATGCTATGCCAATCAgcttcaaatttttaataacccttaaaattaaagtaaGACCAGCTACACCAGTAGCAGCAATAGCTGCTAAACATAAAGGTAAAAATATACCTTGagttattaaacaaaaagaaattaatgtGGCAACACAAGTCAACACAAATCCAATATCAGAAAAGATATCACTAATGGCAGTTAAAGCAccattaatatcattatccTTTAAATAAGGCTCGATTTTAACACCAATAAATTTGCCAACAATTTCACCAAtaatttcttcatttttagtTGAAGTATATTTAATTGAATCCGGTATTTCAAGGGTACTGCCGATGTTATCAGTTTGTAAAGCTTCCATAATggcttttaatttttttatatgggTTCTAAACTTGGTATCTGATTCTTTAGTAAGGCGatgggttttttttttcaacctGTACAAGTCATGttttaaatctttcaaaatatctttttcattatcgagaatattattataaatccTTAAAAACCCGATATCTtgacttttaattttagtgggtaatttttccaattgaaataataattcttttaaatcatCTTTAACAGACGTTAAACTGAAACCCGTATCTAAATCAAAATCTTCATTTACTGCAGTGTCAACAGACTCATTATATTtgaacaaataataaatttcagCAATATCTTCACTTATGACACTAATGGTATCAGTACTTGAATCAAATACCTCAGAACTAATTCCATCCGAACCAAATAACATTGGCAAGATAGAGGCTGAAATCATATCTCCactagtttttttaaaattaaaaggcttttttttatcactaatataataatcaacTATATTTCTTGATGAAAATTGATCATTAATTGAAGCTATCCATTTGGTTGTATCTGGATCTTCGATATAAGCAGCACCAGaagtttttgaaaaaactaaaatattaagtacaaataaaatactggatattaataaatttgaaaaccgcattttgatttgattttatatatttgatataatttttttgtatttgagttatgtatatgtatagGTAAAAGTTCTTGGCTTATgttcttttatttcaattCTAATATGTTTGTtatgttttgttattaacgaggtatatatattaataataataatttaaaaataaaataaaatgattCAAATATacagaagaaaaatatttttacatCTGAAAGTtataattcatttttttctttctccctctctctctctctttatatatatatctatatatatatatgttaaaACATCTAGaaaggataaaaataaatcaaaagagaaaagaaaaaaaagcaaaaaaatgtgactcaacaaaaaagaagcaAAATAATGAGGGAAAAAGCAAAATGAAACTAAAAATCTGAATAAAAATCGATAatagtttcttttttctttcttttactttattttaagTAAAATAATGTATGTTATTATcgatttatattttgttccTCAAACAGATAAATAATACTTGgtatgaaaataatgaaaatatctTTAGAACTGACGCGAAAAAAACGTtaaaatagcaaaaaaaaaaaaaaggtgtcaaaaaaaaaaaaaaaaaaaaaaaaaaaaaaaaaaaaaaaaaattgaataatttatagttttaaGGATcctttacaaaaaataatctttttataCAATGCTAtgagtattttttttttttttaatcaaaagtatttatttatatattattcaCTTGTACTTTTATAGAAACgtttaataattcttttacCCCACACCCCCCGCCTGTCATTTGtaacattttaaaaaaaatctgaAAATCCAGCCAAATTCATCATAGAAGATGGTCTTGGTGACAACTTTTTGGTACTTGAATCAtcactatttttatcagAAAGATCTTCACAATTATCAGAagatgttttattttcacccTCTTTGTCACTATCATTTGAATTGGCATTAGTATGTGTATTGTCTGTGTTGGAATTCACAACAAATCCCTTATGTTTCTTACTATTAACAGTAGATGTACTGCTAGGTCCATTCCCCATGCCAGCTAATGATCTTTTAGGCAATATAGtacttttcaatatttttcttttctgtTCTTCTTCATGAATCCCTTCTACAGAATCATCATATATTGATTCAAATTTATACTCTGGAGAAACAGAGGAAACCACAGAACctttattatctttaattGTAGTATTATAATTTCGCCCCTCAGATACATCTTTTGCCAAAGGACCTCCCGCTGAGGAAGGTTGTGAATCTGTAGTGGATGACACACTGTTTTTGCGTGTGTTAGTGttgttttttgtatttacgAATGTTTCTCTAGTACATAAGCGAAtccatcttcttcttctataATTTCCCCTCTTAAAATTGCTATTTTCGGTATTGCTACCATTGTATTCTGGAATATAATCATAAACCCActtttcttcatcatctatATCTAtaaattgtaaaattaaCTCTTCTTGAGCCCATTTTCTTACATCTAAATCTAAAGCCCAAGTAGAATCTTCTACCCAACGCCAATCTTCTGGTGGTTTAACATCATCTAATGATTCGGTGGCGCCAAAAGTCAACGCTTCGTTGGCCTCTGcctcctcttctttttccttttcgtTATCAAAATCAGTTTCATTgtcttgttgttgttccaGCAGCAGTTGTTCTACATTGGAATTAGTGTCAGCAGGCAGAACCCCACCAGCTTTTTGTGTTGCTGTTGCGGCACTGGGACTAGTATTATTTAAGGAAACCCTTCTAGAACCACTATTTGAAGTAGTGTAATAGTAATCCTTCGAAACCCTTAGAAATTTAATAAGATTTATCTCATTTATTCTCAAATCTGAAAGCGGAGAATAGTCATCACTACAAAAGCCTACAACTTGCCAAATTTTCAAGGATTTGTTAAATTTCTGTATCTCAAAAATACCCGCCAATTTCAATTCTCTATTTGCATTAAGATATAAGTCGTATTCTTGTAATAttctattttcaaattgatTACTTAAAGTTACCCATCTTAACCTAGTTTCTTCACTGCTCAATTGGTTTAAAAAGTCATCTCTATAGTGTGGGTGCATTAGTATAGTAAAAATCCAAACAAAACCTATTAGAAAAATCTTAATTAGGCTGGTAACAAACACCGGAGCCAACAAATACTTCATAAAAAGACAATTAAAGCAACCgattataaacaaaataataaacattgTGGCAGAAATCGGATCATCGACGAAATACGCAAAtttattcaatattttatttacaacatcaaaaacaacaacatacAAAGCCATATCATTTTGTAGATCTgtcaaatttaataaaaattccTTGCTTAGTTCGGGTACTGGTTTAACAATTGTAGGTTCGATAATATTTGGGCCTCTTATGGTTGGTTCTGGgttgtttataataaaaggtGGGTCAATTGCAGTTGGTTTGTGGATTTTTAAGTATGCAGGAACCATTATTCCAAAtagtatataaaaaatgggGAGACTTGTTAGGGCGGGAATaggttttaatattataaatgttATAATGAATAATATGGTTAAGGTGTAACATGGATTTGACCATTTGAAAATCTTTATGATTTCATCGAGTAACATAAAGGGGACACTTAGCCtagaatttaaatttataaaatttttactCATGATTTGAACGCTTAGTCCCGGTCGATTTTTGGCCTCATTAATTCTATAGTCAAAGGAAGTTAAATCGCACAAATAAGAGTTTTCTTTGGAAGTGGGgaatgatgataataatgtgGAAGATGAAGCCGATGGCAATGCCATgtaaatcattttttcGATCAAAGTGTCAGTAAATAACTTTTGAGTTGAACCAAAGGCACTCGAAAAGGTATTACCGTTGTGATTGTTATTTGTAGCAGATGGcccattatcattattatggCTACTGCTACTGTCCCATAAGaaactcattttttttttttttttcctgtttTCTTGTCTCCTAATTGATTCTCTATAGATAATGTTTTCCTTGTCCTTTTACCCAAATATGGGGAGTAATAGaagataaattaaattaaattaaattaaattaaaaaaagaaagaagggaatacaaaaaaagaagacaAGAGTGTCGTTATAAAGCAATCAAGCATAATTGAGAAaagacaagaaaaaaagcaaaaaaaaaaaaaaaagcaaaaaaaattgaccCTTATTACTACATCTATTtacaatataatatatttgtatatatGCATGATTTGTTGGCATgtgaaataataatatttaaaattttcacGTTTCAAAATGTGCGGTTGGTTTTCGCACTTCGGACATTCTGGCAACTTggaatcttttatttttttttcactttttccAATCAATTTACATTTGCCCCATTAAATTTCAACttttattaccaataaACATAGTTGTAGAAAACATTTTATGAATAAAATCTtaagttttaaattataagctaatgaaaaaaaaaaaaaaaaaaaaaaaaaagaaatgaataTCTTTAAAGATATATAATCATATGTTCCAAGTTATCGATGAACAAGACGATATAGTATCTTCTCTAAATGTACatactaataacaataaaactataataACTACCACCAATTGGAAGGGAGAATTGAGACTCTATGATGCAGATAATAGTAACACAACTACCACCTCTACTAATAAACCATATCTTATAGACAATTTACAATTTAAATATCCTTTGTTATCGTGTGATCCTATAACTGCATACAAATATTATCTAGGTGATGTTCAAGGCAATATCATACATTTAGACTACAATTATGATACCCCTGTAGTTAACACAATAAccaagaataaaaatgcaGTAACATCCGATAAAGCTTTAGGTATTTGTAGTATTAAAAACGATCCTCGTTTATCCTTACTTATAACGAGTTCATGGAATGGTGTGATTAATCTCATTGATTATAGAACAGATTTAGTTGAAAATTCCTTACAACTTACACTTGATAGCAACAGTACAAATAATcaaatacaaaaacaatgtAAGATATTC
This window contains:
- the SNM1 gene encoding Snm1p; the encoded protein is MSFSKKEKDRIKKLHVLYQYNRLHTLPQLLCPNECSENENTTIELKVDDIPSHHTPDNLQYQALPLVLSELYLKKFYNSCKKNQIVLEDKIRGHFRKSSFNTRKQCKLINKTNRHCDVKLYTDDNKSAASTTVIKPIEFTKIHHYKFCNSCGNLRIPIINTEYKLFKRKFTNVTVDINAEVCNSTAINITKKPNAINNSEKIMVNKKMVNKKNKYCLQLHCLICDDTSYIDYIDIPPTTPLLNVSTTTTTTTTNRPLLNAEVTKGNETFIKKKNALSKQRAKKRKANTLENILKEKKRKEEESKKKKSMSLSLSDFLTK
- the PEX29 gene encoding Pex29p (similar to Saccharomyces cerevisiae YDR479C | PEX29 | PEroXisome related); translation: MSFLWDSSSSHNNDNGPSATNNNHNGNTFSSAFGSTQKLFTDTLIEKMIYMALPSASSSTLLSSFPTSKENSYLCDLTSFDYRINEAKNRPGLSVQIMSKNFINLNSRLSVPFMLLDEIIKIFKWSNPCYTLTILFIITFIILKPIPALTSLPIFYILFGIMVPAYLKIHKPTAIDPPFIINNPEPTIRGPNIIEPTIVKPVPELSKEFLLNLTDLQNDMALDDFLNQLSSEETRLRWVTLSNQFENRILQEYDLYLNANRELKLAGIFEIQKFNKSLKIWQVVGFCSDDYSPLSDLRINEINLIKFLRVSKDYYYTTSNSGSRRVSLNNTSPSAATATQKAGGVLPADTNSNVEQLLLEQQQDNETDFDNEKEKEEEAEANEALTFGATESLDDVKPPEDWRWVEDSTWALDLDVRKWAQEELILQFIDIDDEEKWVYDYIPEYNGSNTENSNFKRGNYRRRRWIRLCTRETFVNTKNNTNTRKNSVSSTTDSQPSSAGGPLAKDVSEGRNYNTTIKDNKGSVVSSVSPEYKFESIYDDSVEGIHEEEQKRKILKSTILPKRSLAGMGNGPSSTSTVNSKKHKGFVVNSNTDNTHTNANSNDSDKEGENKTSSDNCEDLSDKNSDDSSTKKLSPRPSSMMNLAGFSDFF
- the NAM8 gene encoding Nam8p (similar to Saccharomyces cerevisiae YHR086W | NAM8 | Nuclear Accommodation of Mitochondria), whose product is MSGINKSNNGTIQLYMGDLDPYWNEHDIRNIWKLFGEYNNNNLVNVKMIKPSTSNNPTNPYNNAGYCFLHFSNEISASNALLKNGLPIPNTKKYLKLNWASHTANNATTNVVTTNTSNINNITNNTNSTNNFTLFVGDLSPNVNEQALVDFLVKSNNLQSLLKVKVIYDPVTGVSKNYGFVTFGDINDYQICLDKVNGMFLNGRNIRVCVTGNSNNSTIANTNSRSNNKINNTINVPNHHQLIYNISALKQPSSTEYTDPNNTTVFIGGLSSLCTENELRSYFEPFGEIVYVKIPVGKGCGFVQYVERNSAEEAISKMQGYPIGSYRIRLSWGRSSSSAGNNNNSISGVTPNRHRRNNSSVSSTISNSTISSGTPQPTTPERLFYPAITNSNANNNGIPFIEQQQVGTSYSSPIRYETFLNNNGNNINSYFVEDNTMNGYSKLSPLHYMNTVGNNSINNNLSFYYCNNGGNNLNPDYNTMSGNNGANTVNNDVSNTIVKNDQHSQVYLNNISLQERLELASNGFIFA